The Stegostoma tigrinum isolate sSteTig4 chromosome 9, sSteTig4.hap1, whole genome shotgun sequence genome includes a region encoding these proteins:
- the LOC125455051 gene encoding endonuclease domain-containing 1 protein-like, whose product METESLPFLLLLPILIPGAVQGEVIQDFSQCAWFFQGKVPPQGFDTQNRVKICQRYRNHYHFVTLYRTELRNPVYSAYRYPCTMGVKAKQRPRPWFYEPQIDDPHASAEMSSSNDTSSDHQAVDADYQRSGYDRGHLYPFSLNKNDSATATCTLTNAVPQKHKANVNWAKEAESVVLKLAKICHKSGRLTYVVTGSANSTTIKLKNKVMVPEVAWTALCCTSSSSPNNDPCLNNHVWSEGPDLPRYDKDFSAAFKKRMEPEEPAVRLTVRELQNELKVGKIFESCRGTSADDEEETFKDVTYLIETEMSN is encoded by the exons atggagacagagagtcTGCCATTCTTGCTGCTGTTACCGATCCTTATTCCTGGGGCAGTACAAGGGGAGGTGATCCAGGATTTCAGTCAATGTGCCTGGTTCtttcagggaaaggtgccacCTCAGGGCTTCGACACTCAGAACCGTGTCAAAATCTGCCAGCGTTACAGGAACCATTATCACTTTGTAACCCTGTACCGGACCGAGCTGAGGAACCCAGTCTACTCGGCTTACAGGTATCCCTGCACCATGGGGGTTAAGGCGAAACAGAGACCCAGACCATGGTTTTATGAGCCACAG ATTGATGATCCACATGCCTCAGCCGAAATGAGCAGCAGCAATGATACCTCCAGCGATCATcaggcagtggatgcagattaCCAGCGTTCAGGGTACGATCGAGGTCATCTCTATcccttttccttgaataagaaTGACAGTGCTACAGCCACCTGTACCCTCACCAATGCAGTCCCACAGAAGCACAAAGCCAATGTGAACTGGGCAAAGGAGGCAGAATCTGTTGTCCTCAAGTTGGCAAAGATATGCCACAAATCCGGCCGCTTGACCTACGTAGTCACGGGCTCAGCCAATTCCACCACCATCAAATTGAAGAACAAGGTGATGGTGCCTGAGGTAGCCTGGACTGCCCTTTGCTGTACCTCCTCATCAAGCCCGAATAATGACCCTTGTCTAAATAACCACGTGTGGTCGGAGGGGCCGGACCTACCGAGATACGATAAAGACTTTTCTGCTGCTTTCAAGAAAAGGATGGAGCCAGAAGAGCCGGCAGTCAGACTGACGGTGAGGGAGCTGCAGAATGAGCTAAAAGTGGGCAAGATCTTTGAGAGCTGTAGAGGAACGAGTGCAGATGATGAGGAGGAGACCTTCAAAGATGTGACATACCTGATTGAAACAGAAATGTCTAACTAG